Proteins encoded within one genomic window of Thiothrix litoralis:
- a CDS encoding paraquat-inducible protein A: MSNASELHTAREAGLVQCQVCGNLSKQPAHLGKYEVMSCPRCGARIQRREHNNSVEVTWALLIASIILYIPANMLPVMSVYMLGQGQPDTIISGVLHLLEAGQWPLALIVFVASVFVPLLKLFSIAFLLISIQRKSRWRQHDRMRLYKITEYVGRWSMVDVFVIAILAGLVQFGNLARIEANAGAFSFAAVVVLTMFAARMLDEHLIWDISRKEEPVA; the protein is encoded by the coding sequence ATGAGCAACGCATCTGAGTTACATACCGCCCGTGAAGCGGGATTGGTGCAGTGCCAGGTTTGTGGCAACCTGAGCAAACAACCTGCACACTTGGGCAAGTATGAGGTTATGTCCTGCCCCCGTTGCGGCGCTCGCATCCAGCGGCGGGAACACAATAACAGCGTGGAAGTGACGTGGGCATTACTGATTGCTTCCATCATCCTGTATATTCCCGCCAACATGCTGCCCGTGATGAGTGTTTACATGCTGGGGCAAGGGCAGCCTGACACCATTATCAGTGGCGTATTGCATTTGCTGGAAGCCGGGCAGTGGCCGTTGGCACTGATCGTGTTTGTTGCCAGTGTGTTTGTACCCTTACTGAAACTGTTTTCCATCGCATTCCTGTTGATCAGCATCCAGCGTAAGTCACGCTGGCGTCAGCATGACCGGATGCGCTTATACAAAATTACCGAATACGTGGGGCGTTGGTCAATGGTCGACGTATTCGTGATTGCCATTCTCGCCGGGCTGGTGCAGTTTGGCAATCTCGCCCGTATTGAGGCGAATGCTGGGGCTTTTTCGTTTGCAGCAGTGGTGGTTCTGACCATGTTTGCGGCGCGGATGCTGGATGAACATTTGATCTGGGATATTTCCCGCAAAGAGGAGCCTGTTGCATGA
- a CDS encoding PQQ-dependent sugar dehydrogenase, which produces MYHPEQRLFGGWLLAFTLVLLLMLPFPVAAGVSAVKTVDGLKQPWGMAFLPDGEILISERSGTLRRIHNGKLLAAPVSGLPAIEEHGQGGLLGLALHPQFAKNHWLYVAYAGKGKGGYSTHLARGQYQDGALTQWQVLFEATPKSDPGQHFGGRIVFDRAGYVYLSLGDRGERDSAQDLSSHAGSVIRLHDDGRIPADNPFVNTPGAKPEIYSYGHRNMQCMALHPVSGQVWTCEHGPQGGDEVNIEGAGANYGWPVITYGEEYGGGAVGKGATQQEGMEQPVLYWKPSIAPSGMAFYTGDKYPAWRGNLFVGALKSELVSRVTLDGNRYVSEERLLENAIGRIRDIQQAPDGYLYVLTDEDEGGLYRLEASD; this is translated from the coding sequence ATGTACCATCCTGAACAACGATTGTTTGGTGGCTGGTTACTGGCATTTACGCTGGTTTTATTGTTGATGCTGCCTTTTCCCGTGGCGGCAGGGGTAAGTGCCGTGAAAACCGTTGATGGCCTCAAGCAACCGTGGGGCATGGCGTTTCTGCCTGATGGTGAAATCCTCATCAGCGAACGTTCCGGCACTTTGCGCCGCATCCACAACGGCAAGTTGCTGGCTGCACCCGTTAGCGGCTTGCCCGCCATTGAAGAACACGGGCAAGGCGGCTTGCTGGGTCTTGCCCTTCACCCCCAGTTTGCTAAAAACCACTGGCTGTATGTTGCCTATGCTGGTAAGGGTAAAGGGGGTTACAGCACCCATTTGGCGCGTGGGCAGTATCAGGATGGCGCACTCACCCAGTGGCAAGTGCTGTTTGAAGCCACGCCAAAATCAGACCCAGGGCAGCATTTCGGTGGAAGGATTGTGTTTGATCGTGCCGGTTATGTCTATCTCAGTCTAGGCGACCGGGGAGAGCGTGATAGTGCGCAAGACCTTTCCAGCCATGCGGGCAGCGTGATTCGCCTGCATGATGATGGGCGGATTCCTGCCGATAATCCTTTCGTTAATACACCCGGCGCGAAACCAGAAATCTACAGCTATGGCCACCGCAATATGCAGTGTATGGCGCTGCACCCCGTTAGTGGACAGGTCTGGACGTGTGAACATGGGCCGCAAGGTGGCGATGAGGTCAATATCGAAGGCGCCGGAGCCAACTACGGCTGGCCTGTCATTACTTACGGCGAGGAATACGGTGGCGGTGCTGTCGGGAAAGGGGCAACGCAACAGGAGGGCATGGAACAGCCCGTACTTTACTGGAAGCCATCCATCGCGCCTTCCGGCATGGCTTTTTATACGGGGGATAAATACCCTGCTTGGCGCGGTAATCTATTTGTTGGCGCACTCAAGTCTGAGCTGGTTTCCCGCGTGACACTGGATGGCAACCGCTACGTCAGTGAGGAGCGTTTGCTGGAAAATGCCATCGGGCGCATCCGTGATATTCAGCAAGCGCCGGATGGTTATTTGTATGTGTTAACCGATGAGGATGAGGGCGGCTTGTATCGACTGGAAGCGTCGGATTAG
- a CDS encoding mechanosensitive ion channel family protein, whose amino-acid sequence MAESKELLEASKEDLLQTTDIVQDWVIANLFSLDRLIQYGIAILGLVVAFYISQWVRKRFPAPLEGKYLPLKQLLYRLLRRLSFPLILVLWTRLAMFVYHELKIPYVIMNTINDLAFAWAMIRLVSAFITNPTVSRSVATLIWGIAALDILGYLSKIVDWLESIKLGSDKDAFTLYDVVSSSLSVAAFVWLALVTANLIERSLYNNPNLSVSTQALLGKVSKFMLLMLAFLVGLNMVGVDLTTFAFFGGAVGIGIGLGLQKVFSNLIAGIILLMDKSIKPGDTIVVGGRYGRVNLLSARYVSMITRDGTEHLIPNDELINNQVENWSYSDTNVRLRIPVGVHYNTDVKKAMALCVEAALETPRILKHPGPVCLLKGFGDNSVDLEQRIWVSDPMNGCANVKSAVMLRIWEKFHEHGIEIPYPQRDLHVRSVDEAVVKQFVSK is encoded by the coding sequence ATGGCAGAGTCCAAAGAGCTCTTGGAAGCCAGTAAAGAAGATCTACTGCAAACCACCGATATAGTACAGGACTGGGTTATTGCTAACCTGTTTAGTCTTGATCGCCTGATTCAGTATGGTATCGCCATTCTGGGGCTGGTGGTGGCGTTTTATATCAGCCAGTGGGTGCGTAAACGTTTTCCGGCACCACTGGAAGGTAAGTACCTGCCGCTGAAACAATTGCTGTATCGGCTGTTACGCCGCCTTTCTTTTCCGCTGATTCTCGTGCTGTGGACGCGTCTGGCGATGTTTGTCTATCATGAGCTAAAAATACCCTACGTGATCATGAATACGATCAATGATCTGGCCTTTGCTTGGGCAATGATTCGCTTGGTTTCGGCGTTTATCACCAATCCAACGGTGAGCCGTTCCGTGGCAACCTTGATCTGGGGGATTGCGGCGCTCGACATCCTCGGCTACTTATCCAAAATCGTTGATTGGCTGGAAAGCATCAAGCTGGGGTCTGACAAGGATGCCTTCACCTTGTATGACGTGGTGTCTTCGAGTTTGTCCGTGGCGGCGTTTGTGTGGTTGGCCTTGGTGACAGCCAATCTGATTGAACGCTCGCTGTACAATAATCCCAACCTGAGCGTTTCCACCCAAGCCTTGCTGGGGAAAGTCTCCAAATTCATGTTGCTGATGCTGGCGTTCTTGGTCGGTTTGAACATGGTGGGGGTAGACCTAACGACCTTTGCATTCTTTGGCGGTGCAGTGGGTATCGGGATCGGGCTGGGCTTGCAGAAAGTCTTTTCCAACCTGATTGCGGGCATTATTTTGTTGATGGATAAATCCATCAAGCCGGGGGATACCATTGTGGTCGGTGGACGTTATGGGCGGGTAAACCTGCTGAGCGCCCGTTACGTGTCGATGATCACGCGGGATGGCACGGAGCATCTGATCCCTAATGATGAGCTGATCAATAATCAGGTGGAAAACTGGTCGTACAGCGATACCAATGTGCGCCTGAGAATCCCGGTGGGTGTGCATTACAATACCGATGTCAAAAAAGCGATGGCCTTGTGTGTCGAGGCCGCTTTAGAAACCCCTCGGATACTCAAACATCCGGGGCCGGTTTGCCTGCTGAAAGGCTTCGGTGACAACTCGGTGGACTTGGAACAACGTATTTGGGTCAGCGATCCCATGAATGGTTGTGCTAATGTTAAGAGTGCCGTGATGTTACGCATTTGGGAGAAATTCCACGAGCACGGCATCGAAATTCCTTACCCGCAGCGTGATTTGCATGTGCGTAGTGTGGATGAGGCGGTGGTGAAACAATTCGTGTCAAAATAA
- the mgtE gene encoding magnesium transporter, whose product MTSSTPTRNHAEFDPIALVIDLHERNEPQGIRDFLQAQDEVEVAHLLESLPPRERRYIWEFIPATCQADVLEELDDGVRNNLLETLPEESVIHAIREMEVAEQVDLLESVSDRLAGVILKSLTEGERSAIQQRRQYPEESAGRYMDTEWIAIRADITLDVVARYLKRLDALPPHTDGLMVIDREGYYQGKLSLSSLLTGDGSKRVADVMQADADKVGVLDLSEDWVNLFEERETESIAVVDDDGKLVGRIAVDDALDIIRELADHQVMHMAGLNEDEDLFAPIIPSAKRRMFWLGINLLTAFLASSVIGLFAATLEKLVALAVLMPIVASMGGIAGSQTLTLAIRGLALGQISVANTRWLAIKEVVIAGINGVVWAMVVGLIAWLWFHDPKLAGVLAAAMIINQFAAAIAGLSVPLVLERMGIDPALSGSVILTTVTDVVGFMSFLGLATWLLL is encoded by the coding sequence ATGACGAGCAGCACGCCCACCCGAAACCATGCCGAATTCGACCCGATTGCGTTGGTGATTGATTTACACGAGCGCAATGAACCGCAAGGCATCCGCGATTTTTTACAGGCACAGGATGAAGTAGAGGTTGCCCACCTGCTGGAATCGCTGCCACCCCGCGAACGCCGTTACATCTGGGAGTTCATCCCGGCTACCTGTCAGGCCGACGTGCTGGAAGAACTCGATGATGGGGTACGCAACAACCTGCTGGAAACCTTGCCAGAGGAAAGCGTTATCCACGCCATCCGGGAAATGGAAGTGGCGGAGCAAGTGGATTTGCTGGAATCCGTTTCTGATCGCTTGGCTGGGGTTATCCTCAAATCCCTGACCGAAGGCGAACGCAGCGCCATCCAGCAGCGCCGCCAGTACCCGGAAGAATCCGCCGGGCGTTACATGGATACCGAATGGATTGCCATCCGCGCCGACATCACGCTGGATGTGGTGGCGCGTTACCTCAAACGGCTGGATGCCTTGCCCCCGCACACCGACGGCCTGATGGTGATTGACCGGGAAGGCTATTACCAAGGCAAGCTTTCCCTCAGCAGCCTGCTGACCGGGGATGGTAGCAAGCGCGTGGCCGATGTCATGCAAGCGGATGCTGACAAAGTAGGCGTGCTGGATTTGAGCGAAGACTGGGTGAATTTGTTTGAGGAACGCGAAACCGAATCCATTGCCGTGGTGGATGACGACGGTAAATTGGTCGGGCGCATTGCGGTTGACGATGCCCTCGATATTATTCGCGAACTGGCTGACCATCAGGTCATGCACATGGCAGGTCTGAATGAGGATGAAGATCTGTTTGCCCCGATTATTCCTTCCGCCAAACGCCGCATGTTTTGGCTGGGGATTAATCTGCTCACCGCGTTTCTGGCTTCCTCAGTAATTGGCTTGTTTGCTGCCACGCTGGAAAAACTGGTGGCGCTGGCGGTGCTGATGCCGATTGTGGCCAGCATGGGTGGCATTGCGGGTAGTCAAACCCTGACACTTGCGATTCGGGGTTTGGCGCTGGGTCAAATCAGTGTGGCTAATACCCGCTGGCTGGCGATCAAGGAGGTGGTGATTGCAGGTATTAACGGGGTAGTGTGGGCAATGGTGGTCGGGCTGATTGCTTGGCTGTGGTTCCATGACCCCAAGCTCGCGGGTGTGTTGGCGGCGGCGATGATCATCAATCAATTTGCCGCTGCTATCGCTGGGCTGTCGGTGCCTTTGGTACTGGAACGTATGGGTATTGACCCTGCCTTATCGGGGTCGGTTATCCTTACTACCGTGACGGATGTGGTAGGCTTTATGAGCTTTCTCGGCTTGGCAACGTGGCTGTTGCTATGA
- a CDS encoding DUF481 domain-containing protein, whose product MKKHILTLSVAAAVLGVTAPAMADVTLYDYEQPTSAYEDAYVSGRLNVNSGNQDQTSHDLNIDMNYDRVFSSPDRDINITGDLQGSSKRGSNAGDDTQENYIGTGAVGMNKYFQPNSKGAFWYTDGEIGVKKGADDPRVKVGAGVGYGRVVNVTPMAQAMRLVEALRDKNKLSGDLSKAEYNQIANIIAKESEYRAKYGAADYQQNWIADMEAVMKASGKTNGELGAVGILKSYDVLVNERISTRKYGWLVKAGLSEVLKDYDGGNTKPALDVAAEYHKPLSNRTQFSNEASASAILRDNDKSYTANNNMSLTHEVSDRIDWLNSWAVNYDHNDTTGQDTTTNAASSTYRYYLSNKLAFDTVAALTKVDDDIGGNGNDEVDKSLFMGVTYRLK is encoded by the coding sequence ATGAAAAAGCACATTCTGACATTAAGCGTTGCCGCTGCGGTTTTGGGCGTAACTGCCCCTGCAATGGCTGATGTTACCCTGTATGACTATGAACAGCCAACCAGCGCCTATGAAGATGCCTATGTATCAGGCCGCCTGAACGTCAACAGCGGCAACCAAGATCAAACCAGCCACGATCTGAACATTGACATGAACTACGATCGCGTTTTCAGCTCGCCTGATCGCGACATCAATATCACTGGCGATTTGCAAGGTTCTTCCAAGCGCGGCTCTAATGCAGGCGATGATACCCAAGAAAACTACATTGGCACTGGCGCGGTTGGCATGAACAAATATTTCCAGCCAAACAGTAAAGGCGCATTCTGGTATACCGACGGTGAAATCGGCGTCAAAAAAGGCGCGGATGATCCACGTGTCAAAGTCGGCGCAGGTGTCGGTTATGGTCGGGTTGTGAATGTCACCCCAATGGCACAGGCTATGCGTCTGGTAGAAGCCCTGCGTGACAAAAACAAGCTGAGCGGCGACCTGAGCAAGGCTGAATACAACCAAATTGCCAACATCATTGCCAAAGAAAGCGAATACCGCGCCAAGTACGGGGCTGCCGATTACCAGCAAAACTGGATTGCCGATATGGAAGCAGTCATGAAAGCTTCCGGTAAAACCAATGGCGAGCTGGGGGCAGTCGGTATCCTGAAGTCCTACGACGTGCTGGTCAACGAACGCATTTCCACCCGTAAATACGGCTGGCTGGTCAAAGCTGGCCTGAGCGAAGTGCTCAAGGACTATGACGGTGGCAATACCAAGCCAGCACTTGATGTTGCTGCGGAATACCATAAGCCTTTGAGCAACCGTACCCAGTTCTCCAATGAAGCGTCTGCCTCCGCCATTTTGCGTGATAACGACAAAAGCTACACCGCGAACAACAACATGAGCTTGACGCATGAAGTATCTGACCGGATTGACTGGCTGAATAGCTGGGCAGTGAATTATGACCACAATGACACCACAGGTCAGGACACTACCACCAACGCAGCAAGCTCTACTTACCGTTACTACCTCAGCAACAAGCTAGCGTTTGACACCGTAGCAGCACTGACCAAGGTAGATGATGACATCGGCGGCAATGGTAACGACGAAGTGGACAAGTCCTTGTTCATGGGTGTCACTTACCGCCTGAAATAA
- a CDS encoding hemolysin family protein yields the protein MDNPLTSLTIAVLLLIINGFFVAAEFALVKAKSVRIDQLANQGIRSAVLIRKILGNLESYLAACQLGITMASLGLGWVGEPAIAALLEPLFREWGMSEDTLHTSSFLLGFLLFSSLHIVVGEQVPKTFAIRKPEPMSLWVAYPLQGFYLMAWPLNRLLSLTTSFILNRFGVEEASHADVMTGEELRDMIGVSGEHGAIETGQAEMLHNLFKFDERTVQEVMVSTQETDMLNIQHTPEENMAMIRRTSHSRFPVVDGDTDNLLGLLLTKDLFNAMLDGKEKPWEHLHDYIRPPLVVPETLPVARLFDTMRSQQDHMAFVVDEYGAFVGQLTLEDLLEEIVGEIADEMDENESEYPITQIEEGVWEAHGLLPVSDMEKALGVDVPDDLDANTLSGLFMLKLQRIPEAGDTIDCCGFQLKVMSLNGHRVDKVRLEAINADTFSPTDI from the coding sequence ATGGATAATCCGCTGACAAGCCTGACCATTGCGGTCTTGTTACTCATAATTAATGGTTTTTTTGTCGCTGCTGAATTTGCGCTCGTCAAGGCTAAAAGCGTGCGTATTGACCAACTGGCCAATCAGGGCATCCGCTCGGCAGTGCTGATCCGCAAGATTCTGGGGAATCTGGAATCCTACCTCGCCGCCTGCCAGTTGGGTATTACCATGGCCTCCCTCGGGTTGGGCTGGGTCGGTGAGCCTGCCATTGCTGCCTTGCTGGAACCCTTGTTCCGTGAATGGGGAATGTCGGAAGATACTTTGCATACCAGTTCCTTCCTGTTGGGCTTTTTGCTGTTCTCGTCGCTGCATATTGTGGTGGGTGAGCAAGTGCCGAAAACCTTTGCGATCCGCAAGCCGGAGCCGATGTCCTTGTGGGTGGCTTACCCGTTACAGGGATTTTATCTGATGGCTTGGCCGCTGAATCGCCTGCTGAGCCTGACGACCTCTTTCATCCTGAATCGTTTTGGGGTGGAAGAAGCTTCCCACGCCGATGTCATGACGGGGGAAGAGCTGCGGGACATGATTGGGGTGTCCGGCGAACATGGTGCTATCGAAACCGGACAGGCTGAAATGCTGCACAACCTGTTCAAATTCGACGAACGCACGGTGCAAGAAGTCATGGTGTCCACGCAGGAGACCGATATGCTGAATATCCAGCATACGCCAGAGGAAAACATGGCGATGATTCGACGCACCTCGCACTCACGCTTCCCGGTGGTGGATGGTGATACCGATAATCTGCTCGGCTTATTGCTGACCAAAGACCTGTTCAATGCCATGCTGGATGGCAAGGAAAAGCCGTGGGAACACCTGCATGACTACATCCGTCCCCCGCTGGTAGTGCCAGAAACCCTGCCGGTGGCGCGTTTGTTCGACACCATGCGCAGCCAGCAAGATCACATGGCCTTTGTGGTGGACGAGTACGGCGCGTTTGTCGGTCAACTGACGCTGGAAGACTTGCTGGAAGAAATCGTCGGTGAAATCGCTGATGAAATGGATGAAAACGAATCCGAATACCCGATTACCCAGATTGAAGAGGGCGTATGGGAAGCGCATGGCCTCTTGCCTGTCAGTGATATGGAAAAAGCTTTGGGTGTGGATGTCCCCGACGATCTGGATGCCAATACCCTGTCTGGCCTGTTCATGTTGAAGCTGCAACGCATCCCGGAGGCTGGAGACACGATTGATTGCTGTGGTTTCCAACTCAAGGTGATGTCCTTGAATGGGCATCGCGTCGATAAAGTACGCTTGGAAGCCATTAACGCTGATACTTTTTCACCAACGGATATTTGA
- a CDS encoding paraquat-inducible protein A — protein sequence MSDLPDVACPECGQLHRYRPIAAGKTAYCTFCGETLYRNRPNMVDAVMALTLAGLILFALTNLFPLLGLRAQGQEQEMHLFGASVAFWNQEYRLVAVLIVLNIIVFPLFELLALLVVTLTIRNRWESSFAIFLYRWMREIKPWGMLEIFMLGVLVSVVKLGDVATLIIGTSLWSFAGLIFTMAAASAMLDPFTVWRELDKTRKVKPHEQRI from the coding sequence ATGAGTGATCTTCCTGATGTTGCCTGCCCCGAATGCGGCCAGTTACACCGTTATCGCCCTATTGCAGCGGGTAAAACAGCCTATTGCACTTTTTGCGGCGAAACCCTGTACCGTAACCGCCCCAACATGGTTGATGCCGTCATGGCATTGACGCTGGCAGGGCTGATTCTGTTTGCGTTGACTAATCTGTTTCCCCTGCTGGGGCTGCGAGCACAAGGCCAGGAGCAGGAAATGCACCTGTTTGGCGCCAGCGTGGCGTTCTGGAATCAGGAATACCGGCTTGTGGCAGTGTTGATCGTGCTGAATATTATCGTATTCCCCTTGTTTGAGTTGCTGGCGCTATTGGTGGTGACACTGACCATCCGCAACCGCTGGGAATCGTCATTCGCCATTTTTCTGTACCGCTGGATGCGCGAGATCAAGCCGTGGGGAATGCTGGAAATTTTCATGCTGGGGGTGCTGGTTTCCGTCGTCAAGCTGGGCGACGTAGCAACCCTGATTATTGGTACGTCATTGTGGTCGTTTGCAGGGCTGATTTTCACAATGGCGGCGGCAAGCGCCATGCTCGACCCCTTCACCGTCTGGCGTGAGCTGGACAAAACCCGCAAGGTAAAGCCGCATGAGCAACGCATCTGA